The following coding sequences are from one Thermostaphylospora chromogena window:
- a CDS encoding 3-hydroxybutyryl-CoA dehydrogenase: MNDGPSRIGVVGCGLMGAGIAEICARAGLDVLVAVSGPSSVDRARRRVADSLSRLADKGKIDREEADAAARRIRITSALEDFADREFVFESVTENETTKAEVFTALDGVLRDSDAILATNTSSLPIVRLAKATRRPERVIGTHFFNPVPVLPLVEVTASLLTSEETLHTTEALLTGPLGKQVIRSRDRAGFIVNALLVPYLLSAVRMVESGHATAEEIDTGMTLGCAHPIGPLRLIDLIGVDTLTQVASGLYEEYRDPVYSVPPLLARMADGGLLGRKSGQGFYAYPS; this comes from the coding sequence ATGAACGACGGACCGAGCCGGATCGGAGTCGTCGGCTGTGGGCTGATGGGCGCCGGTATCGCCGAGATCTGCGCCCGTGCGGGACTGGACGTGCTGGTCGCGGTCTCCGGACCGTCCTCGGTCGACAGGGCCCGGCGGCGGGTCGCGGACTCGCTGTCCCGCCTGGCGGACAAGGGCAAGATCGACCGCGAGGAGGCCGACGCGGCCGCACGCCGGATACGGATCACCTCCGCGTTGGAGGACTTCGCCGACCGTGAGTTCGTCTTCGAGAGCGTGACCGAGAACGAGACCACCAAGGCCGAGGTCTTCACCGCCCTCGACGGCGTCCTGCGCGACTCGGACGCAATCTTGGCGACCAATACCTCGTCACTGCCGATCGTTCGACTGGCCAAGGCGACCCGGCGGCCGGAACGGGTGATCGGCACCCACTTCTTCAACCCGGTGCCGGTCCTCCCGCTCGTGGAGGTCACCGCCTCGCTGCTCACCAGCGAAGAGACGCTCCACACGACGGAGGCACTGCTCACCGGGCCGCTCGGCAAGCAGGTCATCCGCTCGCGGGACCGGGCGGGCTTCATCGTCAACGCACTGCTGGTGCCGTATCTGCTGTCCGCGGTCCGCATGGTCGAGTCGGGCCATGCCACCGCAGAAGAGATCGACACCGGGATGACCCTGGGCTGCGCCCATCCGATCGGACCACTGCGATTGATCGACCTGATCGGCGTGGACACGCTCACCCAGGTCGCTTCCGGCCTCTATGAGGAGTACCGGGACCCGGTCTATTCCGTCCCACCGCTGCTGGCCCGGATGGCCGACGGCGGGCTGCTCGGCCGCAAGTCCGGACAGGGCTTCTACGCCTACCCCTCATGA
- a CDS encoding 3-oxoacyl-ACP synthase III family protein: protein MNGILGTGAYLPEQEVTNEEMAARFGVTPEWIVGKTGILARRYAAPDEAASDMAVRAAAAALADSGLTPDRIDHIVVSTSTGDHIVPQTSTLVQAAIGARRASCVDVNTACSGFVYALSVARGLLALEPGGHALVIGVDVWSRFIDPADRSTAVLLGDGAGAVVVGPVADPGGFLGHTLTGHGEDQELLVVEAGGSRRPASAETVADNAHVLRMIGREVTDFVLAVVPVEIRNLLTAHGVAPDDVDHFIPHQANGVLLDKLAASLGLKDTATHRTVDTYGNTGSASVAITLDAANRSSALHDGDLVLLSGFGGGMAHASALLRWRTEGAR, encoded by the coding sequence GTGAACGGAATCCTCGGCACCGGGGCGTACCTCCCCGAACAGGAGGTCACCAACGAAGAGATGGCGGCCCGTTTCGGGGTGACCCCCGAGTGGATCGTCGGCAAGACGGGCATCCTGGCCCGGAGGTACGCCGCGCCCGACGAAGCGGCTAGCGACATGGCTGTGCGGGCCGCCGCCGCGGCGCTGGCGGACTCGGGTCTTACGCCGGACCGGATCGACCACATCGTGGTGTCCACCTCGACCGGTGACCACATCGTCCCGCAGACGTCCACGCTGGTTCAGGCCGCCATCGGCGCGCGCCGGGCTTCCTGCGTGGACGTCAACACCGCCTGTAGCGGGTTCGTGTACGCGCTGAGCGTGGCCCGCGGTCTGCTCGCGCTGGAGCCCGGCGGACACGCCCTGGTGATCGGCGTCGACGTCTGGTCGCGTTTCATCGATCCGGCCGACCGGTCCACCGCGGTGCTGCTCGGCGACGGGGCGGGCGCCGTCGTCGTGGGACCGGTGGCCGATCCCGGCGGCTTCCTCGGGCACACGCTCACCGGCCATGGAGAGGACCAGGAGCTGCTGGTGGTCGAGGCGGGAGGCAGCAGGCGGCCCGCCTCGGCGGAGACCGTCGCGGACAACGCCCACGTGCTGCGCATGATCGGCCGGGAGGTCACCGATTTCGTGCTGGCCGTGGTGCCCGTCGAGATCCGCAACCTGCTCACCGCGCACGGGGTCGCACCAGACGACGTCGATCATTTCATTCCTCACCAGGCCAACGGCGTGCTGCTGGACAAGCTGGCCGCGTCGCTCGGCCTGAAAGACACCGCCACGCACCGCACCGTGGACACCTACGGCAACACCGGCAGCGCCTCCGTCGCGATCACCCTCGATGCGGCCAACAGGTCCAGCGCCCTCCATGACGGCGACCTGGTGCTGCTGAGCGGGTTCGGCGGCGGCATGGCGCACGCCAGCGCGCTGCTGCGCTGGCGGACGGAGGGAGCTCGATGA
- the ccrA gene encoding crotonyl-CoA carboxylase/reductase, which translates to MDPLAAAALDGADPTVLAEQPVPDSYVAAHVRVEDVGMFHGTEDKDVRKSLRVGAVPMPELAPDEALVAVMASSINYNTVWTATFEPLPTFHFLRDYAGRGPYEQRHDQPFHVLGSDAAGVIVRVGAGVRRWRVGDHVVVSPIQVDDQEAATHADGMLGAGQRAWGYETNYGGLAHYAVVRASQLIPKPAHLTWEEAASVPACAGTAYRMLVSDAGARMKQGDVVLVWGAAGGLGSYAVQLVRNGGGICVGVVNNPRKAEAVRRLGCDVVIDRTEIGIGQDTVDDPAKVIEAGKRLGRIIRREVGEDPHIVFEYVGRATFGISMFVTRRGGSIVTCGSSTGYRHEYDNRYLWMKLKRVIGSHAANLNEQWETNRLVNQGRIVPTLSKVYGLGEIGEAARLVQENRHIGKVGVLCLAPEPGLGVTDPKRRAAIGEDRLTVVRGL; encoded by the coding sequence ATGGACCCCCTGGCAGCCGCTGCTCTCGACGGAGCCGATCCCACCGTTCTGGCTGAGCAACCGGTACCCGACAGCTACGTGGCGGCCCACGTCCGCGTCGAAGACGTGGGCATGTTCCACGGCACCGAGGACAAGGACGTCCGCAAGTCGCTGCGCGTCGGCGCCGTACCCATGCCCGAGCTGGCCCCGGATGAGGCGCTGGTGGCGGTCATGGCCAGCTCGATCAACTACAACACGGTGTGGACGGCCACCTTCGAGCCCCTGCCCACCTTCCACTTCCTGCGCGACTACGCCGGACGCGGGCCATACGAGCAGCGGCACGACCAGCCCTTCCACGTACTCGGTTCGGACGCGGCGGGCGTCATCGTGCGCGTGGGCGCCGGTGTGCGCCGCTGGCGCGTCGGCGACCATGTGGTCGTCAGTCCCATCCAGGTCGACGATCAGGAAGCCGCCACACACGCCGACGGCATGCTCGGCGCGGGCCAGCGGGCCTGGGGGTATGAGACGAACTACGGCGGCCTGGCCCACTACGCGGTGGTGCGCGCCAGTCAGCTCATCCCCAAACCCGCCCACCTCACCTGGGAGGAGGCGGCCAGCGTGCCGGCCTGCGCGGGCACCGCGTACCGGATGCTGGTCAGCGACGCCGGGGCCAGGATGAAGCAGGGCGACGTCGTGCTCGTCTGGGGCGCGGCGGGTGGGCTGGGCTCGTATGCGGTCCAGCTCGTCCGCAACGGCGGTGGGATCTGCGTCGGTGTGGTGAACAACCCCCGCAAGGCCGAGGCGGTGCGCAGACTCGGCTGCGACGTCGTGATCGATCGTACGGAGATCGGCATCGGGCAGGACACCGTGGACGACCCCGCCAAGGTGATCGAGGCGGGAAAGCGGCTGGGCCGGATCATCCGCAGGGAGGTCGGCGAGGACCCGCACATCGTCTTCGAGTACGTCGGCCGCGCCACGTTCGGCATCTCGATGTTCGTGACCCGGCGTGGCGGCTCGATCGTGACCTGCGGCTCCAGCACGGGCTACCGCCACGAATACGACAACCGCTACCTGTGGATGAAACTCAAGCGGGTCATCGGCAGCCACGCGGCCAACCTCAACGAGCAGTGGGAGACCAACCGGCTGGTCAATCAGGGCCGGATCGTGCCGACCCTGTCGAAGGTCTACGGCCTCGGCGAGATCGGCGAGGCGGCCCGGCTGGTGCAGGAGAACAGGCACATCGGCAAGGTCGGCGTGCTCTGCCTGGCACCGGAACCGGGACTGGGGGTGACCGATCCGAAACGGCGCGCCGCCATCGGCGAGGACCGGCTGACCGTGGTGAGGGGACTGTGA
- a CDS encoding type I polyketide synthase → MATSQDRLVEALRAALIENERLRRDAQASSSAEPIAIVGMSCRLPGGVSTPEDLWRMVAEGAEGIGPFPDDRGWDFETLFGDGAGSTYIREAGFVADASGFDAAFFGISPREALAMDPQQRLFLEASWEAFDYAGINQDSVRGTEVGVFAGAMHSGYAGDSAAVPPDSEGFLGIGTAGSVISGRVAYALGLEGPAITVDTACSSSLVALHLAVRSLRAGECSLALAGGVTVLATPNMLIESAKQRALAPDGRSKAFAAAADGTGTAEGVGVLLLERLSDALRHNRRVLAVVRGSAVNQDGASNGLTAPNGPAQERVIRRALQDAGLTVADVDVVEAHGTGTPLGDPIEAQAILATYGQNRSHQVWLGSLKSNIGHAQAAAGVAGVIKMVQALRAGLMPKTLHVDEPTPAVDWSSGSVRLLTEARPWPERGRPRRAAVSSFGVSGTNAHVILEQAPDIGEDRTDPEPVSRIVALPLSARSKAALGAQAERLAAHLADHPDLAPVDVGYTLAVTRPAMTHRAVVVAADLEEARAGLTALAAAAEGRDTPRNRDTVVRGRAGQRDKTVFVFPGQGGQWAGMALDLLDTEPAFRERFAECEQALAPHIGFSLTDAIADESRQTEVATVQPALWAIMVSLAHLWRSVGVVPDAVVGHSQGEVAAAVVAGALSLEDGARIAVLRSRALADLPPGGGMVSVRSSAEEVTARIAAFGGRLSVAALNGPTSVVVAGEAEACDRLMTEYAAEGVRVRRIAAEQAGHCAAVEPLRERLLADLASIAPKPPEIPFYSTVTGGRPGDLDAAYWYANMRQTVRFEPVIRDLRRRGHQVFVEVSPHPLLTTGVLETLEGTSPVVTGTLRRGENGRRAFLTSLARLYADGVAVDWAPVFPGARPVRLPAYAFQHERYWLNSAGRSAGPAEPEPARQKSDELTGPAALAALPAEERHAALLDLVRAEAAAALGHADAAAVDPDGAFFETGFTSLTAVELRNRLAEAIGIELPAMLIFDHPTPELLARHLGELVGQQR, encoded by the coding sequence ATGGCCACGTCTCAGGACCGGCTCGTCGAGGCGCTGCGGGCCGCGCTCATCGAGAACGAGCGGCTGCGGCGCGACGCGCAGGCGTCCTCGTCCGCAGAACCCATCGCCATCGTGGGCATGAGCTGCAGGCTGCCCGGAGGTGTGTCCACACCCGAAGACCTGTGGCGGATGGTCGCCGAAGGGGCCGAAGGCATCGGTCCCTTCCCGGACGACCGCGGCTGGGACTTCGAGACCCTCTTCGGTGACGGGGCCGGATCGACCTACATCCGCGAGGCCGGGTTCGTGGCGGACGCGTCCGGATTCGACGCGGCCTTCTTCGGCATCTCCCCCAGGGAAGCGCTGGCGATGGATCCCCAGCAGCGGCTGTTCCTGGAGGCCTCGTGGGAGGCGTTCGACTACGCCGGCATCAACCAGGACTCCGTGCGCGGCACCGAGGTCGGCGTCTTCGCGGGCGCCATGCACAGCGGATACGCGGGCGACTCCGCCGCGGTTCCTCCGGACAGCGAGGGGTTCCTCGGCATCGGGACCGCCGGCAGCGTCATCTCCGGTCGGGTCGCCTACGCGCTGGGCCTGGAGGGACCGGCCATCACGGTGGACACGGCGTGCTCGTCGTCGCTGGTGGCGCTGCACCTGGCGGTCCGTTCGCTACGCGCCGGGGAGTGCTCGCTGGCGCTGGCCGGCGGTGTGACGGTGCTGGCCACCCCGAACATGCTGATCGAGTCGGCCAAGCAGCGGGCGCTGGCCCCCGACGGCCGCAGCAAGGCCTTCGCCGCGGCCGCCGACGGCACCGGGACCGCCGAGGGCGTGGGAGTCCTGCTGCTGGAGCGGTTGTCGGACGCGCTGCGCCACAACAGGCGGGTGCTGGCCGTGGTACGGGGCTCGGCGGTGAACCAGGACGGCGCCTCGAACGGGCTGACCGCGCCGAACGGCCCGGCGCAGGAGCGGGTGATCCGGCGGGCGCTTCAGGACGCCGGGCTGACGGTCGCCGACGTGGACGTGGTGGAGGCGCATGGTACGGGGACGCCGCTGGGCGATCCCATCGAGGCGCAGGCGATCCTCGCCACCTACGGTCAGAACCGCTCCCACCAGGTGTGGCTGGGATCGCTGAAGTCCAACATCGGGCACGCGCAGGCGGCGGCCGGTGTCGCCGGAGTGATCAAGATGGTGCAGGCCCTGCGAGCGGGGCTGATGCCCAAGACGTTGCACGTGGACGAGCCGACGCCCGCGGTGGACTGGTCCTCGGGGTCGGTGCGGCTGCTCACCGAGGCGCGGCCGTGGCCGGAGAGAGGCAGGCCGAGGCGGGCCGCTGTGTCCTCGTTCGGGGTCAGCGGAACCAACGCGCACGTCATCCTCGAACAGGCCCCGGACATCGGCGAGGACCGCACGGATCCCGAGCCCGTCTCCCGGATCGTCGCGCTCCCGCTGTCGGCCCGCAGCAAGGCCGCTCTGGGGGCACAGGCCGAACGGCTGGCCGCGCACCTGGCCGACCATCCCGACCTGGCACCGGTCGATGTCGGGTACACCCTGGCCGTCACCCGCCCGGCCATGACCCACCGCGCCGTCGTCGTCGCGGCGGACCTGGAGGAGGCACGCGCCGGACTGACCGCGCTGGCGGCCGCGGCGGAGGGACGTGACACGCCGCGGAACCGCGACACCGTGGTGCGCGGCCGGGCCGGGCAGCGGGACAAGACCGTCTTCGTCTTCCCCGGTCAGGGCGGCCAGTGGGCGGGCATGGCGCTCGACCTGCTCGACACCGAACCCGCCTTCCGGGAACGGTTCGCCGAGTGCGAGCAGGCGCTCGCGCCCCACATCGGCTTCTCCCTCACCGACGCGATCGCCGACGAGAGCCGGCAGACCGAGGTCGCGACCGTCCAGCCCGCCCTGTGGGCGATCATGGTCTCCCTCGCGCACCTGTGGCGGTCGGTGGGCGTCGTCCCCGACGCGGTCGTCGGCCACAGCCAGGGGGAGGTCGCCGCCGCCGTGGTGGCCGGGGCGCTGTCGCTGGAGGACGGCGCGAGGATCGCCGTGCTGCGCAGCCGAGCACTGGCCGACCTGCCCCCCGGCGGCGGGATGGTGTCGGTGCGATCCTCCGCCGAGGAGGTGACCGCGCGGATCGCCGCGTTCGGCGGGCGACTCTCCGTCGCCGCGTTGAACGGCCCCACCTCGGTGGTCGTCGCGGGTGAGGCCGAAGCGTGCGACCGGCTCATGACCGAATACGCCGCCGAGGGCGTCCGGGTGCGCAGGATCGCCGCCGAGCAGGCCGGTCACTGCGCCGCCGTGGAACCGCTGCGGGAGCGCCTGCTCGCCGACCTCGCGTCGATCGCGCCGAAGCCACCGGAGATCCCGTTCTACTCCACCGTGACCGGCGGGCGGCCCGGTGACCTGGACGCGGCCTACTGGTATGCCAACATGCGGCAGACGGTCAGGTTCGAGCCGGTCATACGCGACCTGCGCCGCCGCGGTCACCAGGTGTTCGTCGAGGTGAGCCCGCACCCGCTGCTCACCACCGGCGTCCTGGAGACCCTGGAGGGCACCTCACCGGTGGTGACCGGCACGCTCCGCCGAGGCGAGAACGGCCGGCGCGCGTTCCTCACGTCGTTGGCACGCCTGTACGCCGACGGCGTGGCCGTGGACTGGGCGCCGGTCTTCCCCGGCGCACGGCCGGTGCGCCTGCCCGCCTACGCCTTCCAGCACGAGCGCTACTGGCTGAACTCGGCGGGCCGGAGCGCGGGTCCGGCCGAGCCGGAGCCCGCGCGGCAGAAGAGCGACGAGCTCACCGGACCGGCCGCGCTGGCCGCGCTGCCCGCCGAGGAACGCCACGCCGCTCTGCTGGACCTGGTCCGCGCCGAGGCGGCGGCCGCGCTCGGGCACGCCGACGCCGCGGCCGTCGACCCCGACGGCGCCTTCTTCGAGACGGGCTTCACCTCGCTGACCGCGGTGGAACTGCGCAACCGGCTGGCCGAGGCCATCGGCATCGAACTGCCCGCGATGCTGATCTTCGACCACCCCACCCCTGAACTGCTCGCTCGGCACCTCGGCGAGCTCGTCGGACAGCAGCGATAG
- a CDS encoding 3-dehydroquinate synthase family protein gives MVEVPLPTGSYEVTIGRGVRAALPEIVAALGARRAAVVTARPRRWLPELDLPTLVLPARDGEEAKTLSAVAELCSRFAEFGLTRDDVVVSCGGGTTTDTVGLAAALYHRGVSVVHLPTTLLAQVDASVGGKTAVNLPQGKNLVGAYWQPAAVLCDTDFLATLPARELANGYGEIARAHFIGTGDLRGRPLHEQITASVALKASIVAADERDRGLRHLLNYGHTLGHALERGTDYALRHGEAVAVGTVFAGRLASELGRITPERAAEHVDVVTGYGLSPALPREVDPDALVALMRLDKKATTGLTFVLDGPAGPELVRDVPAETVLKVLAEMPRA, from the coding sequence GTGGTGGAGGTTCCGCTCCCCACCGGGTCGTACGAGGTCACCATCGGCCGCGGTGTCCGCGCCGCGCTGCCGGAGATCGTGGCCGCGCTGGGCGCCCGGCGGGCGGCCGTCGTGACGGCCCGCCCTCGGCGCTGGCTGCCGGAGCTGGACCTGCCGACCCTGGTGCTGCCCGCCCGGGACGGCGAGGAGGCCAAGACGCTGTCGGCCGTGGCCGAGTTGTGCTCCCGGTTCGCCGAGTTCGGCCTGACCCGCGACGACGTCGTGGTGTCCTGCGGCGGTGGCACCACCACGGACACGGTCGGGCTGGCCGCCGCGCTCTACCACCGGGGGGTCTCGGTCGTGCACCTGCCGACGACCCTGCTGGCCCAGGTGGACGCGAGCGTCGGCGGGAAGACGGCGGTGAACCTGCCGCAGGGGAAGAACCTGGTCGGCGCGTACTGGCAGCCTGCCGCGGTGCTGTGCGACACCGACTTCCTGGCCACGCTGCCCGCCCGCGAGCTGGCCAACGGCTACGGCGAGATCGCCCGCGCCCACTTCATCGGCACGGGCGATCTGCGCGGTAGGCCGCTGCACGAGCAGATCACGGCCAGCGTGGCGTTGAAGGCGTCCATCGTGGCCGCGGACGAGCGCGACCGCGGGCTGCGCCACCTGCTCAATTACGGCCATACGCTGGGGCACGCCCTGGAGCGGGGCACGGACTACGCGCTCCGGCACGGTGAGGCGGTGGCCGTGGGCACGGTGTTCGCGGGACGGCTGGCGAGCGAGCTGGGCCGGATCACACCCGAACGGGCGGCCGAGCACGTCGACGTGGTGACCGGCTACGGCCTGTCCCCCGCGCTGCCGCGCGAGGTCGACCCGGACGCTCTGGTGGCCCTGATGCGTCTGGACAAGAAGGCCACGACCGGGTTGACGTTCGTGCTGGACGGCCCGGCGGGGCCCGAGCTGGTGCGCGATGTCCCCGCCGAGACGGTCCTCAAGGTGCTGGCGGAGATGCCGAGAGCGTGA
- a CDS encoding Gfo/Idh/MocA family protein yields the protein MTAGRLRVGVIGANPDVGWAAATHLPVLAELPDFELTAVATRRAESAEAAAARWGARHAFTDLDELIAHPDVDVVTVSIQLPARDDLVTRVIDAGKHVYCEWPLAINGAEAARLRDLADAKGVRHIVGLQNRHHPAVRLARELVAAGEIGEVLSATFSYSAARSHLPGDRLPRRMIWLVDRERGANDLTILSAHALDLFGTVVGGFRELSALLSIRTPRMVVDETGEELAVTSPDQILIHGELDSGAVAAVQIMIGTPAGAGARMDILGRTGRLTLQTTTANLIGGEFVAALARAGRPPTILEIPERHRGPLPAASVAAGNVAVNYVLLAEAIRTGAPLSPDFTTATRLHRLVDTIAEAASTGRRTPVTLSASPPAP from the coding sequence ATGACGGCGGGACGGCTGCGCGTCGGCGTGATCGGCGCGAATCCGGACGTGGGATGGGCAGCCGCCACCCACCTGCCGGTGCTGGCAGAGCTGCCCGACTTCGAACTGACGGCCGTGGCCACGCGTCGCGCCGAGAGCGCTGAGGCGGCGGCCGCGCGCTGGGGCGCCCGGCACGCCTTCACCGACCTCGACGAGCTGATCGCCCACCCGGATGTGGACGTGGTCACCGTATCGATCCAGCTGCCCGCCCGCGACGATCTGGTGACCAGGGTGATCGACGCGGGCAAGCACGTCTACTGCGAGTGGCCGCTGGCGATCAACGGCGCCGAGGCTGCGAGGTTGCGCGACCTGGCCGACGCCAAAGGAGTGCGGCACATCGTCGGCCTGCAGAACCGGCACCACCCGGCGGTCCGGCTGGCGCGGGAGCTGGTGGCGGCCGGTGAGATCGGTGAGGTGCTGTCGGCGACGTTTAGCTACTCGGCCGCCCGCTCCCACCTGCCGGGCGACCGCCTGCCCCGGCGGATGATCTGGCTCGTGGACCGCGAGCGCGGTGCGAACGACCTGACGATCCTGAGCGCACACGCCCTCGACCTGTTCGGGACGGTCGTCGGCGGGTTCCGCGAGCTGTCAGCGCTGCTGTCCATACGGACGCCGCGGATGGTCGTCGATGAGACCGGTGAGGAGTTGGCCGTCACCTCGCCCGACCAGATCCTCATACACGGAGAACTGGACTCGGGGGCGGTCGCCGCGGTGCAGATCATGATCGGCACGCCTGCGGGCGCGGGTGCGCGCATGGACATCCTCGGCCGCACCGGTCGGCTCACGCTGCAGACGACCACGGCGAACCTGATCGGCGGCGAATTCGTCGCCGCACTCGCCCGCGCAGGCCGGCCACCCACGATCCTGGAGATTCCCGAGCGGCACCGCGGGCCGCTGCCCGCCGCATCCGTCGCGGCGGGCAACGTCGCGGTGAACTACGTCCTGCTGGCCGAGGCCATCCGTACGGGCGCCCCGTTGAGCCCGGACTTCACCACGGCGACACGTCTGCACCGGCTGGTGGACACGATCGCAGAGGCGGCGAGCACCGGCCGGCGCACCCCCGTCACGCTCTCGGCATCTCCGCCAGCACCTTGA
- a CDS encoding type II 3-dehydroquinate dehydratase has product MPDLLLLNGPNLGMLGVRQPEIYGTNTLADIEKEVAAVVAERGWNVVSVQREGEGELIHALQDHYDSVGAIVNPGALMIAGWSLRDALAAYPRPWIEVHLSNVWAREPFRHESVISPLASGVIAGMGMLGYRLAAQALTSIVPR; this is encoded by the coding sequence ATGCCCGACCTGCTGCTGTTAAACGGGCCGAATCTGGGCATGCTCGGTGTGCGCCAGCCGGAGATCTACGGGACCAACACACTGGCCGACATCGAAAAGGAAGTGGCCGCCGTCGTCGCCGAGCGCGGCTGGAACGTGGTGTCGGTGCAGCGAGAGGGCGAAGGTGAGCTGATCCACGCTCTCCAGGACCACTACGATTCGGTCGGCGCGATCGTCAACCCGGGAGCATTGATGATCGCGGGCTGGAGCCTGCGGGACGCGCTGGCCGCTTATCCTCGGCCGTGGATCGAGGTCCACCTGTCCAATGTGTGGGCCAGGGAACCGTTCCGGCACGAGTCCGTGATCTCCCCACTGGCCAGCGGTGTGATCGCCGGCATGGGCATGCTGGGTTACCGGCTCGCCGCCCAGGCCCTGACCTCGATCGTCCCGCGATGA